A region of Vigna radiata var. radiata cultivar VC1973A chromosome 6, Vradiata_ver6, whole genome shotgun sequence DNA encodes the following proteins:
- the LOC106763819 gene encoding WAT1-related protein At4g08290: MEELCGAKVGNMVNKAKPYVLTVGLQFGMAGTYLFTMASLNHGMSRFVFIVYRNAIAALALAPFALIFERKVRPKMTWTVFLQILVLGFLEPVVDQGFTFLGMQYTSASFASAVMNAVPSVTFVLALFLRLERVNMRELRSQAKVVGTLVTFAGALLMTLYKGPQFDLFHHSNTTHQQSGSNSSQNNHSHWVSGTLFICLGCLAWSSFYILQSITVKRYPAELSLSSLICLGGALQSAVVAVIADRNPRAWAIGFDYTLYGPLYTGIMSSGIAYYIQGLVMQSRGPVFVTSFNPLCMIIVTALGSLLLGEHLYLGSIIGGMIIAVGLYSVVWGKGKDYGDEASSSPARTKETERMQLPITSANNK; this comes from the exons ATGGAAGAGTTATGTGGAGCCAAGGTTGGCAACATGGTTAATAAGGCCAAGCCATATGTGTTAACTGTGGGGTTGCAATTTGGGATGGCAGGGACATACCTCTTCACCATGGCAAGTCTCAACCATGGAATGAGTCGTTTTGTGTTCATTGTGTATCGCAATGCCATTGCTGCATTGGCCCTTGCTCCCTTTGCCTTGATATTTGAAAG GAAAGTTAGGCCAAAGATGACATGGACTGTGTTCCTGCAGATACTAGTACTTGGATTTCTTGA GCCAGTGGTTGACCAAGGTTTTACTTTCTTGGGGATGCAATACACTTCTGCTTCCTTTGCATCTGCTGTAATGAATGCCGTACCCTCTGTAACCTTTGTGCTTGCACTATTTCTCAG GTTAGAGCGGGTAAACATGAGGGAACTACGTAGCCAGGCGAAAGTGGTGGGAACCTTGGTCACATTTGCTGGGGCTTTGTTAATGACACTATACAAAGGCCCTCAATTTGACCTATTTCATCACTCAAACACAACTCACCAACAAAGTGGAAGCAACTCCTCTCAGAATAATCACTCTCACTGGGTCTCAGGAACTCTCTTCATTTGCCTGGGTTGTCTCGCTTGGTCTTCCTTCTACATATTGCAG TCCATAACGGTGAAAAGGTACCCTGCGGAACTGTCACTGTCATCGTTGATATGCTTGGGAGGTGCATTGCAAAGTGCTGTGGTTGCTGTGATTGCAGATCGCAACCCTCGTGCATGGGCTATCGGTTTCGACTACACCCTCTATGGCCCTCTATACACT GGAATAATGAGTTCAGGAATAGCATATTATATACAGGGGTTGGTAATGCAGAGCAGAGGTCCAGTATTTGTAACATCCTTCAATCCTCTTTGCATGATCATTGTTACTGCTTTGGGCTCCCTTCTCCTTGGAGAACACCTCTACCTCGGAAG TATCATTGGAGGCATGATTATCGCAGTGGGTCTTTACTCTGTGGTGTGGGGTAAAGGCAAAGATTATGGAGATGAAGCTTCATCATCACCAGcaagaacaaaagaaacagaaagaaTGCAGCTCCCAATTACCTCAGCAAATaacaaatga